A single Pseudomonas sp. MM223 DNA region contains:
- the lexA_3 gene encoding LexA repressor (*Name lexA_3) has product MSELKVHASPCNIERMVQIEELRSAFADRLKQALAARDIPSWGSGARISKMVGVTPKAASKWLNGESMPGGAKMLALATALKVRVEWLEYGKGGMTEETSGFDANVEPTPGPVRYYEYPEISWVQAGMPMEAVEISNVASCEVHPSDAWAGPNGFWLKVKGPSMTSSNGMSFPEGMVILVAPGFDVESSQFVVAKMVDTNEATFKQFIWDSGRAFLKPLNPSFPTVEMDGEWVLVGRVVDAKWPRSVL; this is encoded by the coding sequence ATGTCGGAACTGAAAGTACATGCAAGCCCGTGCAATATTGAACGGATGGTTCAGATAGAAGAATTGCGCAGCGCATTCGCTGACAGACTCAAGCAAGCTCTCGCCGCCCGTGACATTCCGTCCTGGGGTTCAGGTGCGCGCATCTCCAAAATGGTCGGGGTCACCCCAAAGGCCGCCAGCAAGTGGCTGAATGGCGAGTCAATGCCTGGTGGCGCAAAAATGCTGGCATTGGCTACCGCACTTAAGGTGCGCGTGGAATGGCTGGAATACGGCAAAGGAGGGATGACAGAAGAAACGTCAGGATTTGACGCCAATGTTGAACCCACTCCTGGCCCTGTGAGGTATTACGAGTACCCTGAAATAAGCTGGGTTCAGGCCGGGATGCCAATGGAAGCGGTAGAGATTTCGAACGTCGCATCATGCGAGGTTCACCCATCGGACGCCTGGGCAGGCCCTAATGGCTTTTGGCTCAAAGTGAAAGGCCCTTCGATGACCTCATCAAACGGCATGTCCTTTCCCGAGGGGATGGTGATCTTGGTAGCGCCTGGATTCGACGTTGAAAGCAGCCAATTTGTAGTGGCCAAGATGGTCGATACCAATGAGGCTACTTTCAAGCAGTTCATTTGGGATTCCGGGCGGGCCTTCCTGAAACCTCTCAACCCTTCTTTCCCTACCGTCGAAATGGATGGTGAGTGGGTGCTCGTAGGTCGAGTCGTTGATGCGAAGTGGCCAAGATCTGTACTCTAG